A genomic segment from Diospyros lotus cultivar Yz01 chromosome 5, ASM1463336v1, whole genome shotgun sequence encodes:
- the LOC127801248 gene encoding caffeic acid 3-O-methyltransferase-like isoform X1: protein MAGRAESGANKGGGDRPVRNGPATEDEEEQRHCSYAMQLVNSLALPTVLQVAVELGVLEIIAKAECAGGSLLTSSEIASRIPGCRNPDAPHMLDRMLRLLVSHSVLTCSDDQDDGRHRYGLAPVAKYFIGDQDGASLGPLVSLVQDEVFLASWSELKASILGGGVPFDRVHGMHAFDYPGKDPRFNEVFNKAMVGHTGIAMKKILEYYKGGFEQLKQLVDVGGGLGIALGLITSKYPHIKGINFDQPHVVRDAPSYPGVEHVGGNMFESVPEGEAILMKWILHDWSDDHCLKLLKNCHKALPENGKVIVVEVILPTEPDTRSETIANYEIDLLMMTQNPGGKERTRPEFLRLATGAGFSGIRFEAFAFNFWVMEFYK from the exons atggcAGGCCGTGCAGAGAGCGGTGCTAATAAAGGCGGTGGCGACCGCCCCGTTCGTAATGGACCCGCGACCGAAGATGAAGAAGAGCAGCGGCACTGCTCCTACGCCATGCAACTGGTGAACTCCTTGGCTCTGCCAACGGTGTTACAGGTCGCCGTAGAGCTGGGCGTGCTAGAGATCATTGCCAAGGCAGAATGTGCCGGCGGCAGTCTGCTCACCTCCTCCGAGATCGCGTCTCGGATCCCCGGCTGCCGCAACCCCGACGCACCTCACATGCTCGATCGGATGCTCCGCCTCCTGGTGAGCCACTCCGTCCTCACGTGCTCCGACGACCAAGACGACGGCCGCCACCGCTACGGCCTCGCTCCCGTCGCGAAGTACTTCATTGGCGACCAAGACGGAGCGTCGTTAGGCCCCTTGGTCTCCCTCGTTCAGGATGAGGTCTTCCTCGCCAGTTG GAGTGAACTAAAAGCAAGCATTCTGGGGGGAGGCGTCCCATTTGACAGGGTCCACGGGATGCATGCATTTGACTACCCTGGCAAAGACCCCAGGTTCAACGAGGTTTTCAACAAGGCAATGGTCGGCCACACAGGAATAGCCATGAAGAAAATCCTCGAGTACTACAAGGGGGGTTTCGAGCAGCTGAAACAACTGGTCGATGTTGGTGGTGGTCTTGGAATCGCACTCGGTTTGATCACATCCAAGTACCCCCATATAAAGGGTATTAATTTTGACCAGCCCCATGTTGTCCGAGATGCTCCATCCTATCCTG GTGTGGAACATGTTGGCGGAAATATGTTTGAAAGTGTTCCAGAAGGAGAGGCAATCTTAATGAAG TGGATCCTTCATGACTGGAGCGATGATCACTGCTTGAAGCTGCTAAAGAATTGCCACAAAGCGCTGCCGGAAAATGGAAAGGTAATCGTAGTGGAAGTAATTCTGCCGACGGAACCTGACACTAGATCAGAGACAATCGCTAATTACGAAATAGATCTGCTTATGATGACTCAAAACCCAGGAGGCAAGGAGCGCACCCGACCGGAGTTTCTTCGCTTGGCAACTGGAGCTGGATTTTCTGGCATTAGATTTGAGGCTTTTGCCTTTAACTTCTGGGTCATGGAATTTTACAAGTAG
- the LOC127801248 gene encoding caffeic acid 3-O-methyltransferase-like isoform X2 produces MAGRAESGANKGGGDRPVRNGPATEDEEEQRHCSYAMQLVNSLALPTVLQVAVELGVLEIIAKAECAGGSLLTSSEIASRIPGCRNPDAPHMLDRMLRLLVSHSVLTCSDDQDDGRHRYGLAPVAKYFIGDQDGASLGPLVSLVQDEVFLASWVHGMHAFDYPGKDPRFNEVFNKAMVGHTGIAMKKILEYYKGGFEQLKQLVDVGGGLGIALGLITSKYPHIKGINFDQPHVVRDAPSYPGVEHVGGNMFESVPEGEAILMKWILHDWSDDHCLKLLKNCHKALPENGKVIVVEVILPTEPDTRSETIANYEIDLLMMTQNPGGKERTRPEFLRLATGAGFSGIRFEAFAFNFWVMEFYK; encoded by the exons atggcAGGCCGTGCAGAGAGCGGTGCTAATAAAGGCGGTGGCGACCGCCCCGTTCGTAATGGACCCGCGACCGAAGATGAAGAAGAGCAGCGGCACTGCTCCTACGCCATGCAACTGGTGAACTCCTTGGCTCTGCCAACGGTGTTACAGGTCGCCGTAGAGCTGGGCGTGCTAGAGATCATTGCCAAGGCAGAATGTGCCGGCGGCAGTCTGCTCACCTCCTCCGAGATCGCGTCTCGGATCCCCGGCTGCCGCAACCCCGACGCACCTCACATGCTCGATCGGATGCTCCGCCTCCTGGTGAGCCACTCCGTCCTCACGTGCTCCGACGACCAAGACGACGGCCGCCACCGCTACGGCCTCGCTCCCGTCGCGAAGTACTTCATTGGCGACCAAGACGGAGCGTCGTTAGGCCCCTTGGTCTCCCTCGTTCAGGATGAGGTCTTCCTCGCCAGTTG GGTCCACGGGATGCATGCATTTGACTACCCTGGCAAAGACCCCAGGTTCAACGAGGTTTTCAACAAGGCAATGGTCGGCCACACAGGAATAGCCATGAAGAAAATCCTCGAGTACTACAAGGGGGGTTTCGAGCAGCTGAAACAACTGGTCGATGTTGGTGGTGGTCTTGGAATCGCACTCGGTTTGATCACATCCAAGTACCCCCATATAAAGGGTATTAATTTTGACCAGCCCCATGTTGTCCGAGATGCTCCATCCTATCCTG GTGTGGAACATGTTGGCGGAAATATGTTTGAAAGTGTTCCAGAAGGAGAGGCAATCTTAATGAAG TGGATCCTTCATGACTGGAGCGATGATCACTGCTTGAAGCTGCTAAAGAATTGCCACAAAGCGCTGCCGGAAAATGGAAAGGTAATCGTAGTGGAAGTAATTCTGCCGACGGAACCTGACACTAGATCAGAGACAATCGCTAATTACGAAATAGATCTGCTTATGATGACTCAAAACCCAGGAGGCAAGGAGCGCACCCGACCGGAGTTTCTTCGCTTGGCAACTGGAGCTGGATTTTCTGGCATTAGATTTGAGGCTTTTGCCTTTAACTTCTGGGTCATGGAATTTTACAAGTAG